The window atcttttttaaattaataattggaATAAAATATGTATCGCAAATACGGATCTCTACTCCTTGACCCAAGAAACACGCAGCTTTAAATGTCTAATCagtgaatataaataattgtaaaaaacttatttaaaatgcACTTGAAGGATGTAATCGTACGTGATCTCAAATTCCAGAAATGTAGGTAACCAGGttgtgaataaaaaatttattgctgcACTTGCATGTATTTCAAGAATTCCGTATCTGtctgaataaaaatttaattttgaaatcacTACAAATTAAACAACATTCGTTAATTATCAacctattttttgaaaatctattttgaaaactaccaatcacacaaaaatcagCGCTTGTTATTAGTAACtcctttatttatttctgaatgttttcagaatttttctatcaTTTCTTATGATTAAACTTACTAGAATAAGAGTTTGCggtcaacaaaaaaatgttggaatcAACTCgcctacaattaattaatgaatttatttatattaataaaactgtATCGATGATTAATTATctttattaacaaattagtttagtgagtaactaaaaactaaaaatattaaaatatttattaatcattaattttgtataatttctAGTGTTATTGTAACACAAACTGCAAACGATACGTAAATgatgttttgagaaaaatatacgtaacaaaagtgttatttgccccaaaatttctttattatttatttgaatttatatttaattcattatttctTGAAACTAGCGAcattttttgacgtttttttacaattaattaattaattttaattatacagaATTATAGAAACATACTaacttctgaaaaaattcacattgaACTTTTAGCACAATCACCTATGTAGGTATATAAGCCGAAAGACCATAAGAAATTTGTcaggttttttttttatttatttgtatgtTTCGCATTCTCATGgtcaaattaaaatgaaagaaatttctgaaaaaataccaaaatatGGATCAAGGGGTTTTAAACGTAACACTTTTtgtggttttaattaaaaaaagaattccTGCTCTATGGTGGAGTctgagttttaaaaaacgttttacAATTAGTAAAAATCTACCTCTTTCAAATCGGTAAATGTATATAAAGTGCCCCCTAAACTGTCCGTTGAGGTAACAATTACCTACTTCTGGCGATCCGTTTTTGGAAAcagtttacatttaatttaaagtaatttttgtcaactgtcaaagttaaaattgaaattaaaaaaaaacgaaattggTTTACAATTGGTTTTGATTTGGAGTTAAgttcaaattttatcaccaAAGTAAGAGTTTGCGGTTAACGAAAAAAATCTTGTATTTAACTCGTTTGGTTATGAGGGATTATAATAATCTCAACTACATATTAGGAGGCACTCATTCGCTATTTGTTCATTCGTGCTTTAATGAATAACGGCGATTATAAGTttgaacaattaaaaaattaaaatatcaaaatattcattaatcattaattttattaatttattaattaataattaattattaattaatataattaatattcatgAATTCATTAATGATTaatgaatattaattttattaattaataattaattattaattaatatattaataaaattaattaattaattttatgaatgattaatttttttattaaaaattttgatctagtgaTCCACGACAGTTACCTCAGTTCAGCAGTGAAATGTATTGCGTAAATATCTTCAGCATCGCTTTATTTATCAATACGTTCAAAATGTTCCCCTAAGTCTAGTTATCcgtgacagttacgttaacccgataactagatcaaaattttagaaaatcgcaTAATATGATTTCTGTTATGTTTAAACAAACAATGCTTAActaatacgtaaaaaaattcataaaaaaattgttagtaaaataattttactatttatttgaatttttacttttttctaattcttttttaaagttagcaacattttttaacgTCGTATTTCGGGTacaaaacaatatttaggAGTCATCTATTTTAAAATGAcatcaaataataatatttttttatgcagcAACTTATtggtgttaaatattataataaatttttagttgaTTAATGCAtagagaaaatataaaatatttagttgCAAAAGAAGAATTCTAGCTAagttaattagtttttgaaatacctACAGTAAAAACAGTATATTGCTTTTAGCGGACTCACCTTGTGTAAAtctaatgtcaaaaaaaattgttctgaatttttttatttatttgcagaAAATACAAAAGTAGATTTATTCAAggggttttaaatttttctttaatggaAATTCAAATTGTTTACTTAGCTTTggttttaactttatttaaaaaattggtaaaattttattgttatcaaCTATCATTGTTATCAGAAAAGGAAAAAGTCTCCTTCATTGTGTTATTTTGTGTAATTACTCCATCATTGACAATCATAAACAAATCTTCTTGGTATTGAGTctattttttacacatttcctTGTAGGGGATTACCAATCATTCAAAAAACCTTTCTTATCTTTATTAAAtgtaaacaaaacaataattactgTCTTTGTTTATCAGTGTTCTCAATGTTTAAGGAAattccaataaaatttatcccTTACCTACACAATTTGTCATATCCAAAAGTCCATCTAGTAAACATCCAAAATCTCCTTCCAAAGTTCTACTCCGGTTAACACAGTAACAATAATTGTCTGTGTTTACTTTAGGAGCATTGAAGGAATCATTCGTTACAACATATTTATATCCTTGTATCCCTTTCACCATTTCTCTGGACTGATATGCCATTTTTAAACGTCTACAAATAATAACAATCGTCAAAATTGAATTCGAGATTTTTAATAgatttgtgcaaaaatgcCGATAATGAGATGCAAGATGTTGGgaatttattaaagataataatttataatgtcAGTGACATttcgtttattaataaattcctTGATAATGAACTTTGTGACCACTCAAGGAAAAATTCCTTAATTAGCAAACTGAGATAACCTGCAGATGTCCTCGGAAAACACATCAAACGTCATATTTGGCGTAACATAAGGCCGAAAAGTCGTCGTGCTTTTGACTTCATTACACACCGGATTATCATCCCTCCAGACGGAGACGTGACTTTCATTGTTATATTTTACCAAAGTTGAaacgtcttctttttcctttaaGCCACTTTTGATTGTTAAACGTCCAAGATGAgtgttatttttctaaaaagaattttttcatgAACTAAAATAAGTTGGAGgtaatatttacaaaactgAGGTACGAATAATTGATTGATTTGTTGACGATGGACATGCCTTTGGCGACTTTAGCTTTCGCTTTGAACTGCTTACAAATCATCTTAGCTGCAAAGTCGCTTTCGCCCCCATTTTCGCAAATGATCATTCCTTCGAACAGCAAATCTTTCACTTTTGCTGTTATGAAGAGGCcgttgtttttgttaaaaatgataGGGAGAGCATCGTTGACAGTGGCCAGGAGGGTGGAAGATAATTCTTCGACAGTCATCAGCAGAGCCTGTTAATACATAAAAATGGTCAATGTTTTATTCATTACATAAATCTTGACTACAATCACTGACAGCAGTGATAGATGACTGTTAACAATCtgcgttttttcatttgtatCGTTTGCATAATCAAAGATGtttgagataaaaaaattgatataatttgCATAACAAAAGTGAAGAAATATACTTAAgtgtttcattaatttttttgacagtttGATGGTTAAATCAATACGATATGTTAATTACTTACGTTAAAAGGGGAATTAAGAATTGTTAGAACATCTTCATCTGATAATTTTCCAGAagcatttttatcaaattcaaACTTCATGTAATCATAATACGATATTTCATCATCATTCCATTCAATATCGTCTTTCCAGCGAAATAATCTGAAATAGTTTTAGATTAAACCATCAGGTGATTAATATTAGAAAGCATTTGTTGAACTATTATTGACATTAATAATGAGTAATGACTGATTAAAGTGAAGGTATGCGGGTAGATAATCAATGAGGAGGAAACTggaaataaacacaaaagatttaattaaaaattagaatttgaaaacttattattattaatatttatttttcacttacCTGTAGACATAAGGTCCAACTTCTTTAACAACAGGTTTTGCACCTTGCAGTATCTCATCTACGTTCTGGACATCAAAAAAGCAGACTTTAATTTGAAATGGAAAtggaatttttctaaatagttCCCACTGACGAGTATTTTCTTGTAAAATGGAATTCtagaattataattattatacgaATAGTGATATAATTGTCAcctatttagaaaataaaaaaatgtatagattaacattattaacaaaaaattagtaatttaaaaattgctaTTAAAAGTATCTTAACTTGTGATTTGAGGCATATGAGCATTTAGAATAAAGACATACACTACCATtttaaatgaagaaaaaaatcgtatgtgaACAATAGAGAGAGAAAAGTTTGATATTTTCCTTggcgtatttatttataaaaaattaacgaacTCTTAgaatttaaagttaagttgACAAAACCTACTGAAGATAACTTCATTCTGTATTGATGAACTACAGAAGTTTTgaactatttttattctttatttagtCGATTTAAGGCCAAGACTACAAAATTGGcttatatatttaaaattttaccaattttaggagatgacataaaacattacaaattgtttatgttttcggccaattttgttctttataaccaatttttttctttgacaaaagttatttattacttctCGAAGTAATTAGTTAGTTATATTGGAGGTTATAGCCCCTAGAGTTGATATCCGGCTTGAAGgaccaaaaaatgtttccaacCATTGTTACAATtgttttgacgaattttttatAACCTATTGAGGATAACTTAATGGTAGAGTGATCCTTGTAGCTATAGTAGTTTTCAATTTATGGTAACCTTTTGTTGGCTTTTAACAAGGTTCACATGGTTTAAACAAAacctgtataattttttaattttctgaaCTGTTTTTCTATGTTATTTTGTCGATTTAATGCGAATAATCACAAAGAtggtaaatttattaaacttaCCATTAagtaaaacaacataaaagaatttgtaaatttatatttttggcttattttgtTCGTATTTACCTATTTCTtactttgacaaaaattattcttttgtGAATAAATTGTAACATGGGCAACCTTAATTGCTCAAGACTTCTCGAAGTAATTGGTCCACTGACCAGGGGTTACACACCCTACTATTCATATCCGGCTCGCAGGACCAAAAATTGTTACTATATTACAATctgctttaaaaaataaaaaaacttttagaatttaaaattacgttGACGAattggttttttaaatttattgaggATAACTTAATTTGCAACTTATGGTGAACTTTCGTTGACTATTAGCAAGGGAACATGAAGTTTTTTCCCCTTTATTTTGTCGATTTACGGCGAAAAACTACAAagttagtttatttattaaacttgCCATTAAGTGAAACATCACAAAAATAGCTTTTACATTTATATTCTCGGCTTATTTTGTCCAtactaatttattatatttcactatgacaaaaaaataaaaaaatgtttaacacgTGACAATAATTGTCCTCAGCGGCTGATATCCGGCTCGAATgaccaaaaaatgttactaaaTGCTTAGCGCGATTAAAGGATTAAATGCAACTCGAGCGGTTAGGTAACTCCAAttacacaacaaaaatttgttttctaaaaCTATCGTTGTATTGTGAACTaggtattttattaatttctttcttctttaatgttttaattttttttatgtcttACTATTTACCGTTTCTAAACCTTTCAAAAGATTTtcaatttaactttaaaataaaaagaaaattcaaaaaacattttaccaACATGCCACAGTCGCTAGTTATAGacattaacgatttttttgatttcttaaaatatctTCACAATTCAACTTtacaattttgctaaaacCAAGACTTTCCGAAATGGCTTCCGacagtaaaaatattgaaCAGTAACCACAATTCcccattattgttattatgtATTACTCACATAGTCAGTCATTCATAAAATAGTGAACATGAATTGCGTCGATACCTGTTGCACAGATTCTTGCTATTATGTtgaatttcgtttgaaattaaataaatgcattGTACTATTAATTCACTTAAATCACTTACCTCCCAAACTTTTTTATCTACAAGcattggaaaaattttaaaaccgaGAAGTACTCCCATTACCGAAAGCACAGTTCCAGACACtgcacaataaattaaaacttttgtattCACTATTATTTTCATGTTGGTGATTTGAttgttatatttatattagatttgttgcaattttttgattttcttgcATGAAATGCAAATGGAACTGTACCGTTGGTCGGATGTTACGTGTAACCAACTGCAAGCTCACTACCATACTATCATCAAAAATGTATTACCATTATATCTGATAAAATACCAATGGTAACATGagaaaattattgtaatttttcatgATTTAATCGTCAAATAACATTAACCTTGACTTATTCATATGTATTATACTGGACTTTTTTGCATTGTATCTTGATCAGTAAGTAAATAAACGgcccatttttttaaatgatcaATTATCTACTGGTGCTCACCATTGCCCCAATGATAATGAATTTAGAAATGCTTCTTGTTAAGCACCTATAACTACCATTATGGGTTTTATTACGAAGTTAATTTGATGATAGgaataaattttcgaaatatatTTAGGTAGTTCTAGAATTTCTACACAATCATATTCTTAGCTTTTGAGTTATTTCGGTTATTCAATCCCCTATGCTAAGTTTTTTggatttaagatttttaagatttaaaattaatacctTTGAGCTTAAAATcggtttcagaaaaaaataataaacagatATCATCAATAAAAGCTATACACGCAAAAATTTAAGGtgctttattgaaaaaaaaatatttggatgGAAACTCTTTTTTGTACACCTACCTTGAATAAGATCTGGCAACGCCAGATAAGTAAAACTtctttaaagattttttaagatattaaaattaaatttaaaggtCAGTCATAAATGATACAGAATGTTTACGGTCTTTAgtttcaaacttaaaaaagtatacagggtgtctcaaaattggcgaattttGAGTTGAACATTATAGAGAATTGCTTCCGTAGttcaaatatagaaaaaaataaagatttggGGCTTCCCCACATAGATACATTGGTTTGAAGATAACTCTTTGAActgcgttttcttcaaatgcaggCTAAAAGTTTCAGTGTTTATTCCTCGGTTTATTTCCATTTATGGTaaacaatttctcaaaaaagctttattttggattaaatttttaaaattttttgcttggtTACACACTTTTGGtgggttatttattattttttcaggtTTAAGTACGGAAGTAGGGaactttttagaaaaattactatctaagatttttttgctctaaaatgaagctaatttaaataaataatataaaacaattatagctaattgttttatattattgtttttcacaattatctaCATCATAAGTGGCaattaaactgaaatttttagcttGCATTTGAAGAGAACGCAATTCAAAGTGCATCTGAACTTCACTTTCCAACaaatgtattagctgtttcaaaattataaaaacgtcaacgtcacattttctctcaaaattagctgttagaaattattcatgcatttcaaaaaaattatagttaacgtaatttacattttaaattagagATCTAAGCATTAATAACtgtatcacatttttttattttattaaaaaaaaaatttggtataatgcgacgttggtgtttttatagttttgaaatagctAATATCTGTGTGGGTACATTCCGAATCTTCATTTTGATTGTACATTTGAACTACTGTAGTGATTCTGTACAACTATCTGAACTcggaattcgccaattttgagacactctgtataaaagACTCAATGTATGCAAGACGTGAGcaaaatctgaaaataaaataataatgtattttacgcaaacaatttattaatttttgcataaaaattgttgaaaatgggttaataagttttaaaaacgcataacttttttatttttaatcttggGTTTGTACATATACCACCGACATTAAGGAATTTTTAGCTTTACAGTCTTCAGACAGGTgtaagatattttttatattaagattttttttaaacggtgTGGActctaaataattttatattttaaatgtattaaaaatcTACGTCTTTTAACATTCCTTTTGACAATCTaagaacataaaaatttgataaaaattgaaaaaaaaaattgcacttttagctaaaagtattttacttttaaattttcataggACATCATATTACATACAAAGTTGGGCAATAATATGGAAACAAATGTTTGTTGTCtaaactatttattttgaatttctttttagttttcaagttatgcaatttttttaatggcacccAAGTAcgatgatttttttggttaaagtTTTGGTTAGCCTTAGAGTCGGTTTACAGGaagttaattacaatttaattctGTATTAAAGTAACTCGAATTACGTGGTACTTACAAGAGccaaatttttcgcaaattcAAACACACATAGAAATAACCACTTCAGTTAAATGCAATATTATTGATAAAGTAGTATCAcccttttcaaaaataataacattttgcGAACTAGAAAACTAAAgagaatttgtaaaaattttattctttagAAGTGATCACGTTCTTAAGAATGTATTAATTACTGTTTTCTTAGAGTAAATGGTTTAGGCAAAAAACGTTTGGTTCCTTACTTTTGCTTTACTCTGTATgtcatttaaaacatttttttaacatttatgtaaacgtagtttgaatgaaagaaatacatgatttaatttttttattttatttttaacttcatcaaaaaaattattgattccattttttcaaattgtaaatgtaCACGTGACCAACTTGAAACTAATCGAATACTCTGATTGGCTCCCTAATCACGATTTAATAacaattgaaatttatttttgcgatTAAATAATTAGTTAGTTATGTAGAGCTATGTAATTGGTGTTggaataaattcaaatttttgttttttccattccattttttttttgaatcagTTGTTCCACCTTAGTGATTGTAACCTTGATAACCTTGATCTTGCATCTCCAATCCTAacctcaaaaaaacaaaatgtcaaAGATGACTTTTGAAGGCAAATAAATCGTTTAATTTCCTCTCGTAGTGACACCAAAAGGCTTCATGtgtaattaacattttaattcACACTCAAGTGTCTTCCTGAGATGTTGCGTAGAATACGAAAAGATTATATTCGAACACAGTGCCAAAGGTTCCTATCTTCCAACAGAAAATTAAACACTGAAAACATCTACGATGTCGAAGACGGACCTCTTGAAACTGTTGTGCCCCCACGAAATGCCAAGGTCGTCGTGTGTGGGGGCGGCGTTATGGGGGCGTCTGTAGTCTACCACTTGGCCAAGCTGGGATGGGGCGAACAAACAGTCTTAATAGAACAAAACAGGTATTTATCTTTAAACTACCAATATTAtgttatattatttaaaattgtaaaggGTTGGAGGGGGCACAACATGGCATTCATCTGGACTTATTGGtgtttttaaaccaagtttAGCACAAGTTAAGCTCACAAAATCTAGTGTTGAATTGTACGAACATTTAGAGTCGAAAGGGTTAGCAACTGGTTGGAAACAGTGTGGTAGTCTCAATTTAGCCAGAACTAGGGATAGAATGACGGTTTTTCGCCGAATGAAGGCACAATcagtgtaaaaaaatcataacaacTTTAGTATATtatttagacacaatttaatTGTAGTTCTTGGCAAATTGACTGTGAATTATTGTCGCCTCAGGAATGTAAAGCAAAATGCCCGTTATTGAATGTGGATGATTTAGTTGGGGGGATGTGGATACCAGGAGATGGGGTAGGGGACCCCTATGAGACTTGTATGTCAGTAGCAGGggaagcaaaaaaaatggGTTAGTTTTAACATGGATTTTTGATTCGTGAAGGGAGAACCTACGGATACTTAAAagttaggatacgaaacgacgtacaaataaaacggtCCCGTCtttgatagttccgttaatgtcgtcAGAGGGCGCAGTTGTTTCAGATCAAtggataaaaaaaaacttcttacggttagcacaaggcaaacacaaaaatacaggcagatagggcattaaattctcaatagtcaGACATAAAAGtactgcaaaaattttatcgcaaactgtattttaaaattttttaaacttgtacCAAATTGCACTCtgcttcatatttttcaaaacgctgcgaatacggttataGGTACAAGAAAAGTGTTGAGTGGAAAGTTgtacagaattaaatttcctacaaaaaagtccgcgagactatatttttatcttcattcatttaggccccaaagtcgttcaaagacgcttaAGCGACgcatttgctttattttgctggtggaaagttaatttatacctaaactgttgaagatagaaatatggtgtcacggacttttttgtagagaatttaattctctacaattttgttctttacactttctttgtatcttcaaccgtttGCAAAAACATAAAGTGGAACGCAAACTGGAAGTTCTAAGCGACAATTCTTTGCGCACCATCGCATATTTACCAAAActctgggaatacggttgaagatacaaaaaaagtgtaaggaacaaagttgtagcgaattaaattattaaacagcGAAATATGGTCTCgtggacttttttatagaaaatttaaactcTCCAaatttcttcctaacatttttcttttaactttaacgctattcgcagcgttttgaaaaatacggaacAAAGcgcatattttaaatttgaaataatttttttctcatgtttcttataaaaaattttgttgtcagTTTTTGTCAGTCTGTTAAGAATACAAAGTtcaacatttttgcatttttagaagtaattagtgaattggttagatttaaaaattaattaaatatataaaattaatttaaaacgatttggcgcCGAGACGGTATAACACTCGAAGGAAGCGTCTTCATTTTTATGCttccgtactatttttttttgggtttagaAAATCCAGcaattttgtatctcgtttcgcctcctaagttatagtcctccgtaggagacatttgttactattattggACTGTCAAAAGTATTTTCTTCTCggatcaaaaaatttttaaaattattactttatgCGAAGATCTATTGTTTTAAGGTGTTAAAATTGTCGAAAACTGCACGGTaacaaaaattcatcaaaataaTGGTAAAGTTTCCGGCGTCGAGACGGATTTAGGTCCAATTGATTGTGaatattttgttaactgtGCGGGATTTTGGGCAAGAGGAGTTGGACAGTTGTCTGAACCATATGTAAAGGTTCCCTTGCATGCCGTTGAACACTATTATTTGCACACTAAGCCAATTCCAGGCTTGGATTCGATGACTCCGGGTtggtaattgttttatttttactatttgttttatgtgaaaatattttttcagttgttcGCGACCAAGATGGTCATATTTATTTTAGGGAAAATAAAGGAAGACTGTTAGCTGGTGGTTTTGAACCTGTTGCTAAACCAGCTTTTGAGGATGGCAGGATACCAGGTCAGTTAAATTACTGCATCtacatttatttctttatttatgaaatgtttgattttaatataataaatatgaaacaaCTCTtacttaaaacaaaaaaaaaattaaagaaatttctCATCGGAATGATTTAtaatgactttgaaatttagtTGTCAATCGTTAGTAACTAGTAACTGTATGTCTATGATAATTGTCTAATTCGAACATCACAATTAATAGTTACGCAAATCCTACTCGAttttcaaatgttttattttttgaaatgataAATGAATACGtgggtttaatttttagtagCACCACTAGAAAATCCATTAGCggaatttgtttataaaagaactttctagtttttgatttattttgaatttttttttattaaagtttagTCTACAAATTGTCTCAGAAAATTTAGtgacaaaaacataaaacaaggATAGATTTACCGTTTTTGGAAAGGAGCGTGAGAATCATTAATCAAATCATTgtgtttttatattaattaattaataatactaacgttttattgattttatttttttttaaatgtacaggtcatattaaaaaaaacaaactaaaaacttattttgttaactagTGCAgttgtcattattttttaatgcttctatgtttcacactaagtaatcgtttccTAACGCaat of the Tribolium castaneum strain GA2 chromosome 1, icTriCast1.1, whole genome shotgun sequence genome contains:
- the LOC103314494 gene encoding sensory neuron membrane protein 2 — translated: MKIIVNTKVLIYCAVSGTVLSVMGVLLGFKIFPMLVDKKVWENSILQENTRQWELFRKIPFPFQIKVCFFDVQNVDEILQGAKPVVKEVGPYVYRLFRWKDDIEWNDDEISYYDYMKFEFDKNASGKLSDEDVLTILNSPFNALLMTVEELSSTLLATVNDALPIIFNKNNGLFITAKVKDLLFEGMIICENGGESDFAAKMICKQFKAKAKVAKGMSIVNKSINYSYLSFKNNTHLGRLTIKSGLKEKEDVSTLVKYNNESHVSVWRDDNPVCNEVKSTTTFRPYVTPNMTFDVFSEDICRRLKMAYQSREMVKGIQGYKYVVTNDSFNAPKVNTDNYCYCVNRSRTLEGDFGCLLDGLLDMTNCVGAPVLLSFPHLLYGDKKYLASVDGLHPDPKLHETFVILEPTSGAPLQVAKRVQFNMFIRAIEDITSIENVTNALVPIFWLEESMTLDDEYINIIKKTLLNNLKILEIIKWSLIGVGGVVTVVSLLLFVNKN